One segment of Amycolatopsis alba DSM 44262 DNA contains the following:
- a CDS encoding DUF3558 domain-containing protein, whose protein sequence is MTLRSGPALRWGACLSAVAVMLGGCGPYPSPPVPSPTTTRTIGATTLVPPYAGAPAVRDPLPFSVLSGDPCTTALAPAQVRQVLGAEVRGKIDRDESRGPACLWENPVTARVVRVAFATKYRQGLSAVYPSRPPGEERMWRELRVGGFPAVAARQERLSVCTVTGGLADDVAVGVSLVDDAVASGDLCAMTGQAAELVVATLRNRVGR, encoded by the coding sequence ATGACCCTGCGGTCCGGGCCCGCGTTGCGGTGGGGAGCGTGCTTGTCGGCGGTCGCGGTGATGTTGGGCGGGTGCGGCCCGTACCCGTCGCCACCTGTGCCGTCGCCGACGACGACCCGGACGATCGGGGCCACGACATTGGTGCCGCCGTACGCGGGTGCGCCAGCGGTGCGGGATCCGCTGCCGTTCTCGGTGCTGTCCGGTGATCCGTGCACGACGGCCCTCGCACCCGCGCAGGTTCGGCAGGTGCTGGGCGCCGAGGTCAGGGGGAAGATCGACCGCGATGAGTCGCGGGGACCGGCGTGCTTGTGGGAGAACCCGGTGACCGCGCGGGTTGTCAGGGTGGCCTTCGCGACGAAGTACCGTCAAGGGTTGAGCGCGGTCTACCCCTCACGTCCGCCTGGCGAGGAGCGGATGTGGCGGGAGTTGCGGGTTGGGGGATTCCCCGCGGTCGCGGCGAGGCAGGAGCGGCTCTCGGTCTGCACGGTCACGGGCGGGTTGGCCGACGACGTGGCGGTGGGGGTCTCCCTGGTCGACGATGCCGTGGCCAGCGGTGATCTGTGCGCGATGACGGGGCAGGCTGCCGAGCTGGTCGTGGCCACGTTGCGGAACCGGGTCGGCCGGTGA
- a CDS encoding helix-turn-helix transcriptional regulator has product MKEPRRALVTDRERAGHTQESLATALGVDVKTVRNWENGTYKPRTPDLHRRLAEELRITRRQLTLRFDHTAHNEIDPPDQLAEHQARPPRLASVLEEALDSEEADRLSYSLHWPESVDHSTLDILQRCLTYIRHAEDDTSSSAVIPVVGEVQRIANSFANASRASIRRHATGLLSEVEQYRGWLAIPSRDWHTAQRHLDRATVVALESDDPLRLSTALSFSAYSALRRFDLSSADALSEAALRDKRVHAGLRAYELFQRAEILARSALRKASVALLLSADGLVEHLPDDTDLPSSGYWYTPPFFLGQKAFVLRALGDYSGARQAAVDCLAEMPPDWSESEWAARRRELAGAG; this is encoded by the coding sequence ATGAAAGAGCCACGGCGTGCGCTCGTCACTGATCGTGAGCGCGCAGGTCACACGCAGGAAAGCCTGGCCACCGCACTCGGCGTTGACGTAAAGACCGTCCGCAACTGGGAGAACGGAACCTACAAACCCAGAACTCCCGATCTCCATCGGCGCCTCGCAGAAGAACTGCGCATCACGCGCCGCCAACTTACCCTCCGCTTTGATCACACAGCCCACAACGAAATCGATCCCCCAGATCAACTTGCGGAACATCAGGCACGCCCGCCTCGCTTGGCGTCGGTCCTCGAAGAGGCGCTCGACAGCGAGGAAGCCGACCGGCTGTCCTACTCATTACACTGGCCAGAATCCGTCGACCACAGCACTCTGGACATCCTCCAAAGATGCCTTACATACATTAGACACGCAGAAGACGATACATCTTCATCTGCCGTGATTCCTGTCGTCGGCGAAGTTCAAAGGATTGCAAACAGCTTCGCTAATGCATCTCGCGCAAGCATCCGTCGCCACGCAACTGGACTATTGTCCGAGGTCGAACAGTATCGAGGCTGGCTGGCGATACCCAGCAGGGACTGGCACACAGCGCAGCGGCACCTCGATCGAGCAACAGTGGTAGCACTAGAATCGGATGACCCGCTCCGTTTGTCGACGGCGCTCAGCTTTTCCGCCTACTCAGCTTTGAGGCGATTCGATTTGAGTTCTGCGGATGCCCTCTCGGAGGCGGCACTACGAGATAAACGAGTGCATGCAGGTCTTCGTGCTTATGAGCTGTTTCAGCGAGCTGAGATTTTGGCGCGTTCGGCCTTGCGAAAAGCAAGCGTAGCTCTCCTTCTGTCCGCTGACGGTCTCGTTGAGCATTTGCCTGATGACACGGACCTTCCGTCTTCGGGCTATTGGTATACGCCGCCCTTCTTTCTTGGGCAAAAGGCGTTTGTGCTGCGCGCACTCGGAGACTATTCGGGTGCAAGACAGGCTGCGGTTGACTGTCTGGCCGAGATGCCACCGGACTGGTCTGAGTCAGAGTGGGCGGCGCGACGACGCGAACTTGCCGGCGCAGGGTGA